In Luteitalea sp. TBR-22, one genomic interval encodes:
- a CDS encoding FAD-dependent oxidoreductase, with the protein MPGRSPLFNRLARVMRAAAPTTPQAPAVTPPSPSRRAFLAHTAALAAVAAGGRVSAAGAPRVAIVGAGLAGLLCADRLQSGGIVPVVYEGQARVGGRCRSLRGFFPGQVAELGGELIDTQHKTMLGLANRFGLALEDMGKQPGEETFFFGGTHYTEDEVIAEYRVLAPRMREDMKTSSGAPTAFSSTPGDVALDNTDLATYLATRAADLPLIRALITIAYEGEYGLPASQQSCLNLLLFIHADRRSYWQPWGVFSDERYHVVDGNDRIAQGLLADFSGVVEYGRALRGLRRTAFGDYELRFASGAPVTADVVVVTLPFSVLRTLDLDPSLGLSNGKRHAIDTLGYGTNAKTMVGFGSAPWSTQYGGNGSAYTDLANVQQVWETNPTRHGAGAILTDFASGPRGAQLRVDRLQSQVSAWLGDLDTVWPGVAAAASRDGRAYRAALAPWPTSPWALGSYTCYRPGQFTTVAGYEGQRAGHLHFAGEHTDSFYSWQGFMEGACLSGLAAANAILADVKKGLV; encoded by the coding sequence ATGCCCGGACGCAGCCCCCTCTTCAATCGCCTGGCGCGCGTCATGCGCGCCGCCGCCCCCACCACGCCACAGGCTCCCGCGGTCACCCCGCCGTCACCGTCGCGCCGTGCCTTCCTCGCGCATACGGCGGCCCTGGCGGCTGTTGCCGCCGGCGGTCGGGTGAGCGCGGCCGGGGCGCCACGCGTCGCCATCGTCGGCGCCGGATTGGCGGGCCTGCTCTGCGCCGATCGCCTGCAGTCGGGCGGCATCGTGCCGGTGGTGTACGAGGGACAGGCTCGCGTCGGCGGTCGATGTCGATCCCTCCGGGGCTTCTTCCCCGGCCAGGTCGCCGAGCTCGGCGGCGAGTTGATCGACACGCAGCACAAGACCATGCTCGGCCTGGCCAACCGGTTCGGCCTGGCGCTGGAGGACATGGGCAAGCAACCCGGCGAGGAGACCTTCTTCTTCGGCGGCACGCACTACACCGAGGACGAGGTCATCGCCGAGTACCGTGTGCTCGCGCCGCGGATGCGCGAGGACATGAAGACGTCGTCGGGAGCGCCGACCGCCTTCAGCTCGACGCCGGGTGACGTCGCGCTCGACAACACCGACCTGGCCACCTACCTGGCGACGCGGGCGGCGGACCTGCCGCTGATCCGCGCGCTGATCACCATCGCGTACGAGGGCGAGTACGGGCTGCCGGCGAGCCAGCAGTCGTGCCTGAACCTGCTGCTGTTCATCCACGCCGACCGCCGCTCCTATTGGCAACCCTGGGGCGTGTTCAGCGACGAGCGCTATCACGTGGTCGACGGCAACGACCGGATCGCCCAGGGACTGCTGGCCGATTTCAGCGGCGTCGTCGAGTACGGGCGCGCCCTGCGAGGACTGCGCCGCACGGCCTTCGGCGACTACGAGCTCCGGTTCGCGAGCGGCGCCCCGGTCACGGCCGACGTCGTGGTGGTGACGCTGCCCTTCTCCGTCCTGCGCACGCTCGACCTCGATCCGTCGCTGGGCCTGTCGAACGGGAAGCGGCACGCCATCGACACCCTCGGCTACGGCACCAACGCCAAGACGATGGTCGGCTTCGGTTCCGCGCCCTGGTCAACGCAGTACGGTGGCAACGGCTCGGCCTACACCGACCTGGCCAACGTGCAGCAGGTGTGGGAAACCAACCCGACGCGTCACGGCGCCGGCGCGATCCTCACCGACTTCGCCTCCGGCCCTCGTGGCGCGCAACTGCGCGTGGACCGGCTCCAGTCGCAGGTCAGCGCATGGCTGGGCGACCTCGACACCGTGTGGCCCGGGGTGGCGGCAGCGGCCTCGCGCGACGGTCGTGCGTACCGCGCGGCACTCGCGCCGTGGCCGACCTCGCCGTGGGCCCTGGGCTCCTACACCTGCTACAGGCCCGGGCAGTTCACGACCGTCGCCGGCTACGAGGGCCAGCGCGCGGGACACCTGCACTTCGCAGGCGAGCACACCGACTCGTTCTACTCCTGGCAGGGCTTCATGGAAGGCGCCTGCCTCTCGGGCCTCGCCGCCGCAAATGCCATCCTGGCCGACGTGAAGAAGGGCCTGGTGTGA
- a CDS encoding L-threonylcarbamoyladenylate synthase gives MVRAEDIHAAVTALRAGHVVGLPTETVYGLAGDASNPAAVARIFAIKGRPATHPVIVHVRDADAARTWTRTWTAAAAALAHRFWPGPLTLVLPKADHVLPQVTGGQDTVALRVPAHPVAQAVLQAFDGGLAAPSANRYGRVSPTTAAHVRADLGEEVALVLDGGPCDVGLESTIVDCTTDLPRVLRPGRITAEEIASAAGGLGEVSGEVPRVPGSVVSHYAPRTPVEIVEPGSLAGAIDAHRTRGEQVAVLAPGAGALSGVSAGIDADADAHAFGRRLYAHLRALDATGADVILVAQPPAGAAWQAVHDRLRRAAAR, from the coding sequence ATGGTCCGCGCCGAGGACATCCACGCGGCCGTCACGGCCCTTCGTGCCGGCCACGTCGTCGGGCTGCCGACCGAAACGGTCTACGGGCTCGCCGGCGACGCCTCCAATCCTGCAGCCGTCGCCCGCATCTTCGCCATCAAGGGACGACCGGCCACGCACCCGGTGATCGTCCATGTGCGCGACGCCGACGCGGCGCGCACGTGGACCCGCACCTGGACAGCGGCGGCTGCCGCACTGGCGCACCGCTTCTGGCCCGGCCCCCTCACCCTGGTGCTTCCCAAGGCCGATCACGTGCTGCCCCAGGTGACCGGCGGGCAGGACACGGTGGCGCTGCGTGTCCCCGCGCACCCGGTCGCGCAGGCCGTGCTGCAGGCCTTCGACGGCGGACTCGCCGCGCCGTCGGCCAATCGTTACGGCCGCGTCAGCCCGACCACCGCCGCGCACGTGCGCGCCGATCTCGGCGAGGAAGTCGCCCTCGTGCTCGATGGCGGCCCCTGCGACGTCGGCCTGGAGTCGACCATCGTCGACTGCACCACCGACCTGCCGCGGGTACTGAGGCCAGGGCGCATCACGGCCGAGGAGATTGCGTCCGCAGCGGGTGGACTCGGCGAGGTCTCCGGCGAGGTGCCGCGCGTGCCTGGCAGCGTCGTCTCCCACTACGCACCGCGGACGCCCGTCGAGATCGTCGAGCCCGGATCGCTGGCCGGCGCCATCGACGCGCACAGGACGCGCGGCGAGCAGGTGGCCGTCCTCGCTCCCGGTGCGGGCGCTCTCTCGGGCGTCAGCGCCGGAATCGACGCCGATGCCGATGCGCACGCGTTCGGTCGACGACTGTACGCGCATCTGCGTGCACTCGATGCCACCGGAGCCGACGTCATCCTCGTCGCGCAGCCGCCTGCCGGTGCGGCCTGGCAGGCCGTGCACGACCGCCTGCGGCGAGCGGCCGCCCGTTAG